One genomic segment of Nonomuraea coxensis DSM 45129 includes these proteins:
- a CDS encoding acyl-CoA dehydrogenase family protein, with protein sequence MSLIFTDDQKSLAQTVKRFVADRSPLPRVREVIGGEHAYDAEVWSRLAGDLGLAGLIIPEEYGGAGATHADLSAALRELGAGLVPSPLLACVLTAGALLALDDEAAKHDLLPRLAEGGLVGALAVSEPGGRRWIPERPATTATGSGDGVTLSGTKTAVLNGAEAGVLLVHATGAGGAGLYLVERDAAGLTVSRDAGVDPTRSTATVTFDGTPARPLAGDAAAALDRVADLANLAIAAEQSGAMLACLTMTTEYAKVRYTFGQPIGAYQGVKHKLADMYNRWALSDAALREATRAADEEPARLGAAAAAARALTSSGYLTSAKETMLLHGGIGFTWEHDAHFYYKNAIAGNVLAGDGDYQLDRLADKLGV encoded by the coding sequence GTGTCTCTCATCTTCACCGACGACCAGAAGAGCCTCGCTCAGACGGTCAAGCGCTTCGTCGCCGACCGCAGCCCGCTGCCGCGGGTCCGCGAGGTCATCGGCGGCGAGCACGCCTACGACGCCGAGGTCTGGTCGCGCCTGGCCGGGGACCTCGGCCTGGCCGGCCTGATCATCCCCGAGGAGTACGGCGGCGCCGGCGCCACCCACGCCGACCTGTCGGCGGCGCTGCGGGAGCTGGGCGCCGGCCTCGTGCCCTCGCCGCTGCTGGCCTGCGTGCTCACCGCCGGAGCCCTCCTCGCCCTCGACGACGAGGCGGCCAAGCACGACCTCCTGCCGCGGCTCGCCGAGGGCGGCCTGGTCGGCGCGCTCGCCGTCAGCGAGCCGGGAGGCCGCCGCTGGATCCCGGAGCGGCCCGCCACCACCGCGACCGGATCGGGCGACGGCGTCACCCTGTCGGGCACCAAGACCGCCGTGCTGAACGGCGCGGAGGCCGGCGTCCTGCTCGTCCACGCCACCGGGGCCGGGGGCGCGGGGCTGTACCTGGTCGAGCGCGACGCCGCCGGCCTGACGGTCAGCAGGGACGCCGGGGTCGACCCGACCCGCAGCACGGCCACCGTCACGTTCGACGGCACCCCGGCCCGGCCGCTCGCCGGCGACGCCGCCGCCGCCCTCGACCGCGTGGCCGACCTCGCCAACCTCGCGATCGCCGCCGAGCAGTCCGGCGCCATGCTGGCCTGCCTCACCATGACCACCGAGTACGCCAAGGTGCGCTACACCTTCGGCCAGCCCATCGGCGCCTACCAGGGCGTCAAGCACAAGCTCGCCGACATGTACAACCGGTGGGCGCTGTCGGACGCCGCGCTGCGCGAGGCCACCAGGGCGGCCGACGAGGAGCCCGCGAGGCTCGGCGCCGCGGCCGCCGCCGCGCGGGCGCTCACCTCCTCCGGCTACCTCACCTCCGCGAAGGAGACGATGCTGCTGCACGGCGGCATCGGCTTCACCTGGGAGCACGACGCGCACTTCTACTACAAGAACGCGATCGCCGGCAACGTCCTCGCCGGCGACGGCGACTACCAGCTCGACCGGCTCGCCGACAAGCTCGGCGTGTGA
- a CDS encoding SDR family NAD(P)-dependent oxidoreductase — translation MPQTVDLTGQTAVVTGCSSGLGRRFAVTLAEHGASVVAVARRADRLGDLADEIAAAGGACLPLAADLTDDDRLGGLLDAAEERFGPATILVNNAGIPDAQHATKMSVDLVDRVLGTNLRAPWLLSCDFARRLIKAGVGGRVVNVSSMGAYEYRGGGAALYSVTKAAVVRMTEVLAVEWAKFHINVNAIAPGAFASEMMDGMMARTGGDPSRFFPRARMGDPRQLDSTLLYLVSPHSEFVTGTVVKVDDGQGAR, via the coding sequence ATGCCGCAGACCGTCGATCTCACGGGGCAGACCGCCGTCGTGACCGGATGCTCCTCCGGGCTCGGGCGGCGCTTCGCCGTCACCCTCGCCGAGCACGGAGCCTCCGTGGTGGCCGTGGCCCGGCGCGCGGACCGGCTCGGCGACCTCGCGGACGAGATCGCCGCGGCCGGCGGCGCCTGCCTGCCGCTGGCCGCCGACCTCACCGACGACGACCGGCTCGGCGGCCTGCTGGACGCGGCCGAGGAACGCTTCGGCCCGGCCACCATCCTGGTCAACAACGCCGGCATCCCCGACGCCCAGCACGCCACCAAGATGTCCGTCGACCTCGTGGACCGGGTCCTGGGGACGAACCTGCGCGCACCCTGGCTGCTGTCCTGCGACTTCGCCCGCCGGCTCATCAAGGCCGGCGTCGGCGGCCGGGTGGTGAACGTCTCCTCCATGGGCGCCTACGAGTACCGGGGCGGGGGAGCGGCGCTGTACTCGGTGACGAAGGCCGCCGTCGTGCGGATGACGGAGGTCCTCGCGGTCGAGTGGGCGAAGTTCCACATCAACGTCAACGCCATCGCGCCGGGCGCGTTCGCCTCGGAGATGATGGACGGCATGATGGCGCGCACCGGCGGCGACCCGTCGCGGTTCTTCCCCCGCGCCCGCATGGGCGACCCGCGCCAGCTCGACAGCACCCTGCTCTACCTGGTGTCCCCGCACTCGGAGTTCGTCACCGGCACCGTGGTCAAGGTCGACGACGGCCAGGGCGCGCGCTGA
- a CDS encoding MFS transporter has translation MRRFQALPADLRISALIAFVVALGFGVIAPALPLLAAEFGVGSAVVGAAISAFAVVRLATAVVNSRFVQRFGERRVIAWGLWMQGATMIAASFAPDFTLLIALRAIGGMGSSAFTIAAMSLVLRTAPPDARGSGISTFQLGFMLGALAGPAAGGALADVNPRLPFLLYGVTLLVAAAISQLKLSPGIPPPEPRHAAGGAAPAEAGQAGSLPRGTYVRAFAAALITSFTVGWLFYGLRNSTILVFATEELGSSGTFIGLAMLGTAVTQLISVPAFGRWGDLRGRRPAMITAGVLGIVAVALLCLPPGEAVFLASMALLGVAGGGLSAAPAALLADISGNSPARNVAWFNMSSDVGAIIGPVAAGAVADALSFQAAFLITTLILVVVVVSSVAMRETLAAPSSANSPANPPSKGTPMPGPAPVPIPETLPFWEGAANGELRVQRCTSCERHYFYPRPFCPACGSADVEWTTVSGAARLLSYVINHRPLPPFDPATPVVVALVELAEGPRLMTNIVGVPPEPEHLELDMPLQVCFVERGEHTLPVFAPAGEVAR, from the coding sequence GTGAGGCGTTTCCAGGCGCTGCCCGCCGATCTGCGGATCTCCGCACTGATCGCGTTCGTGGTCGCCCTCGGCTTCGGCGTGATCGCGCCCGCCCTGCCGCTGCTCGCGGCGGAGTTCGGCGTGGGCAGCGCGGTCGTGGGGGCGGCGATCAGCGCGTTCGCGGTGGTCCGGCTCGCCACGGCCGTCGTCAACAGCCGGTTCGTCCAGCGCTTCGGCGAGCGCCGGGTGATCGCCTGGGGACTGTGGATGCAGGGCGCGACGATGATCGCCGCCAGTTTCGCCCCCGACTTCACGCTGCTCATCGCCCTGCGGGCGATCGGCGGCATGGGCAGCTCGGCCTTCACCATCGCCGCCATGTCCCTGGTCCTGCGCACGGCCCCGCCGGACGCGCGGGGCAGCGGCATCAGCACGTTCCAGCTCGGCTTCATGCTCGGCGCCCTCGCCGGGCCCGCGGCGGGCGGCGCGCTGGCCGACGTCAACCCGCGCCTGCCCTTCCTGCTGTACGGGGTCACGCTCCTCGTGGCCGCCGCGATCTCGCAGCTCAAGCTCTCCCCCGGCATCCCGCCGCCGGAGCCCCGGCACGCGGCCGGCGGCGCCGCGCCCGCGGAGGCCGGCCAGGCCGGATCGCTTCCGCGCGGCACGTACGTCCGCGCCTTCGCCGCGGCCCTGATCACCAGCTTCACCGTCGGCTGGCTCTTCTACGGCCTGCGGAACTCGACCATCCTCGTGTTCGCCACGGAGGAGCTGGGCAGCAGCGGCACCTTCATCGGCCTGGCCATGCTCGGCACCGCCGTCACCCAGCTGATCTCCGTGCCGGCGTTCGGCCGGTGGGGCGACCTCCGGGGCCGGCGGCCGGCGATGATCACCGCCGGCGTGCTCGGCATCGTCGCCGTCGCCCTGCTCTGCCTGCCGCCCGGCGAGGCGGTCTTCCTCGCCTCGATGGCGCTGCTCGGGGTGGCGGGCGGCGGGCTGTCCGCGGCGCCCGCCGCCCTCCTCGCCGACATCAGCGGCAACAGCCCCGCCAGGAACGTGGCGTGGTTCAACATGTCGTCCGACGTCGGCGCGATCATCGGCCCGGTCGCGGCGGGGGCGGTCGCCGACGCCCTGTCCTTCCAGGCCGCCTTCCTCATCACCACGCTGATCCTCGTGGTCGTCGTGGTCAGCTCGGTGGCGATGCGCGAGACGCTCGCCGCCCCGTCATCCGCGAACTCCCCCGCGAATCCACCCTCGAAAGGAACCCCCATGCCAGGACCGGCACCCGTGCCCATCCCGGAGACACTCCCCTTCTGGGAGGGCGCCGCGAACGGCGAGCTGCGCGTCCAGCGCTGCACGTCCTGTGAGCGGCACTACTTCTACCCGCGTCCCTTCTGCCCCGCCTGCGGCTCGGCGGACGTGGAGTGGACGACCGTCAGCGGCGCGGCCCGCCTGCTGTCGTACGTCATCAACCACCGGCCGCTGCCGCCCTTCGACCCCGCCACGCCGGTCGTCGTGGCGCTCGTGGAGCTGGCCGAGGGGCCGCGTCTCATGACCAACATCGTCGGGGTGCCGCCCGAGCCCGAACATCTGGAGCTGGACATGCCGTTGCAGGTCTGTTTCGTCGAGCGCGGCGAGCACACCCTCCCCGTGTTCGCCCCCGCCGGGGAGGTGGCCCGATGA
- a CDS encoding NAD(P)H-dependent flavin oxidoreductase, translating to MTAALPQDRRAVLGRARLPLVAAPMLLVSGPELVSAACRAGVFGSFPTANCRAEGELDEWLHRIAAACGPDAAPCVPNLIVHRSNPRLDQDLEVILRHRPAAVITSVGSPAAVAPALREAGIQVWCDVATVRHAERAIEAGADGLILLTAGAGGQTGNANPFAFVRAVRQRFDGILALSGGQADGHALLAARALGCDLGYMGTRFIATREARADQRYKDFVVESELDDIHLTNALSGLETNLLRRSLLAQGLDPAEFGIGPKRFSMTALEGREGGAPKRWRDIWSAGHSVSGVHDVPTVADLVDRLAAEYAEAARATHALTAAPGRAP from the coding sequence ATGACCGCTGCCCTGCCACAGGACCGCCGCGCCGTTCTCGGGCGCGCCCGGCTGCCGCTCGTCGCCGCGCCCATGCTGCTCGTCTCCGGCCCCGAGCTGGTGAGCGCCGCCTGCCGGGCGGGCGTCTTCGGCAGCTTCCCCACGGCCAACTGCCGGGCCGAGGGCGAGCTCGACGAATGGCTGCACCGCATCGCCGCCGCGTGCGGCCCCGACGCCGCTCCCTGCGTGCCCAACCTCATCGTCCACCGCTCGAACCCCCGCCTGGACCAGGACCTGGAGGTCATCCTGCGGCACCGCCCCGCCGCGGTGATCACCTCCGTCGGCTCGCCCGCCGCCGTCGCCCCCGCCCTGCGGGAGGCCGGCATCCAGGTCTGGTGCGACGTGGCCACCGTGCGTCACGCGGAACGGGCCATCGAGGCCGGGGCCGACGGCCTGATCCTGCTCACCGCCGGCGCGGGCGGCCAGACCGGCAACGCCAACCCGTTCGCGTTCGTGCGGGCCGTGCGGCAGCGCTTCGACGGCATCCTCGCCCTGTCCGGCGGGCAGGCCGACGGGCACGCGCTGCTCGCCGCCCGCGCCCTCGGGTGCGACCTCGGCTACATGGGCACCCGCTTCATCGCCACCAGGGAGGCCCGCGCCGACCAGCGGTACAAGGACTTCGTCGTGGAGAGCGAGCTCGACGACATCCACCTCACCAACGCCCTCTCCGGCCTGGAGACCAACCTGCTGCGGCGGTCGCTGCTGGCCCAGGGGCTCGACCCGGCCGAGTTCGGGATCGGGCCGAAGCGCTTCTCCATGACGGCGCTGGAGGGCCGCGAAGGGGGCGCGCCCAAGAGGTGGCGCGACATCTGGAGTGCCGGGCACTCCGTCTCCGGCGTCCACGACGTCCCCACCGTCGCCGACCTGGTGGACCGGCTGGCCGCCGAGTACGCCGAGGCCGCCCGCGCCACCCACGCCCTGACCGCCGCGCCCGGCAGGGCGCCGTGA
- a CDS encoding thiolase C-terminal domain-containing protein, translating into MTSMHHGDIAIVGAAETTDIGVRPDLSVLGLHAEAARNALADAGLTAKDVDGVATAGPLALEVSHHLGIEPRWLDGTMVGGCSFMLHVRHAAAAIAAGAADVVLVTHGESGRSRVGVAPWAPNPASATGQFEAVYGAQTPYSTFTLPALRFLHERGMTREHLAHVVVAQRTWALNNPRAFRRKPTTVEEVLAGPTIAYPFTRDMCCVVTDGGGALVLTTAERARDLPGGDRAVYLLGSGESAEGPLVSQMADPGSFAAFRKAGEEAFRTAGISHADVDHLMAYDAFAHVPLYMLEDLGFVGRGESGDFVAEGNTLKGGSLPMNTNGGGLSYTHTGMYGMFAIQEAVRQLRGEAVEQLPKADISFVQGVGMFFAAAGSLVLSRHQG; encoded by the coding sequence ATGACCTCGATGCACCACGGCGACATCGCCATCGTCGGCGCGGCGGAGACCACCGACATCGGCGTGCGCCCCGACCTCTCCGTCCTCGGCCTGCACGCGGAGGCGGCCCGCAACGCCCTCGCCGACGCCGGGCTCACCGCCAAGGACGTCGACGGCGTGGCCACCGCCGGGCCGCTGGCGCTGGAGGTCTCCCACCACCTCGGCATCGAGCCGCGCTGGCTCGACGGCACCATGGTCGGCGGCTGCAGCTTCATGCTGCACGTCCGCCACGCCGCCGCCGCCATCGCGGCCGGCGCCGCCGACGTCGTGCTCGTCACCCACGGCGAGTCCGGCCGCTCGCGGGTCGGCGTGGCGCCCTGGGCGCCCAACCCGGCCTCGGCGACCGGCCAGTTCGAGGCCGTCTACGGCGCCCAGACGCCCTACTCGACCTTCACCCTTCCCGCGCTGCGCTTCCTGCACGAGCGCGGCATGACCCGCGAGCACCTGGCGCACGTCGTCGTGGCGCAGCGGACGTGGGCGCTGAACAACCCGCGCGCCTTCCGGCGCAAGCCCACCACGGTCGAGGAGGTGCTGGCCGGGCCCACGATCGCCTACCCGTTCACCAGGGACATGTGCTGCGTGGTGACCGACGGCGGCGGCGCGCTCGTGCTCACCACGGCCGAGCGCGCCAGGGACCTGCCGGGCGGCGACCGCGCGGTCTACCTGCTCGGCTCGGGCGAGTCGGCGGAGGGCCCGCTGGTGTCGCAGATGGCCGATCCGGGGTCGTTCGCGGCCTTCCGCAAGGCCGGCGAGGAGGCGTTCCGCACGGCCGGCATCTCGCACGCCGACGTGGACCACCTCATGGCCTACGACGCCTTCGCCCACGTGCCGCTCTACATGCTGGAGGACCTCGGCTTCGTCGGGCGCGGCGAGTCGGGCGACTTCGTCGCGGAGGGCAACACGCTGAAGGGCGGCTCGCTGCCGATGAACACCAACGGCGGCGGCCTGTCCTACACCCACACCGGCATGTACGGCATGTTCGCCATCCAGGAGGCGGTGCGGCAGCTCCGCGGCGAGGCGGTGGAGCAGCTCCCCAAGGCGGACATCAGCTTCGTGCAGGGCGTCGGGATGTTCTTCGCGGCGGCCGGCAGCCTGGTGCTCTCCCGCCACCAGGGCTGA
- a CDS encoding CaiB/BaiF CoA transferase family protein, which translates to MRGPLDGVRVWDASWVGVGPLTARYLAEYGATVVRTESTRSVDVLRHAPPFKDGVPGLNRSQFFADYNASKLGLGVNLSTSGGRRVADRLTAWADVVIEAFTPGVMDRLGLGYDRLRAVNPSLIMLSTSMNGQTGPRRGFAGFGTVLAAMSGFCELTGWPDRDPGSPYGAYTDFIGQRFAAVAVLAALEHRDRTGEGQHIDLSQMETGLMFLAPELVDHQLTGHVATRDGNRDRAAAPHGVFPCLPEDGRERWVAIAVTGDDQWTVLRRALGEPAWAADPLLATLAGRKEREDDLERALAAWTSARTVAEVVGTLQPEVPAGPVHDARGLQSDPQVAHRGYFRPQPHPVMGMMPYEGAQAELSLTPYRVTKAAPLLGEDNERVLTELLGFEAAEVAALVAEGAVEQVLD; encoded by the coding sequence ATGCGCGGACCGCTCGACGGCGTCAGGGTGTGGGACGCCTCCTGGGTGGGCGTCGGCCCGCTGACGGCGCGCTACCTGGCCGAGTACGGCGCCACGGTGGTGCGCACCGAGAGCACCCGCTCCGTGGACGTGCTGCGGCACGCGCCGCCGTTCAAGGACGGCGTGCCGGGGCTCAACCGCTCGCAGTTCTTCGCCGACTACAACGCCTCCAAGCTCGGCCTCGGGGTCAACCTGTCCACCAGCGGCGGCAGACGGGTCGCCGACCGCCTCACGGCCTGGGCGGACGTCGTCATCGAGGCGTTCACGCCCGGCGTGATGGACCGGCTCGGGCTCGGCTACGACCGGCTGCGCGCGGTCAACCCCTCCCTGATCATGCTCTCGACGTCCATGAACGGGCAGACCGGCCCGCGCAGGGGGTTCGCGGGGTTCGGCACGGTGCTCGCCGCCATGTCCGGGTTCTGCGAGCTGACCGGGTGGCCCGACCGCGACCCCGGCTCCCCGTACGGGGCGTACACGGACTTCATCGGCCAGCGCTTCGCCGCCGTGGCCGTGCTCGCGGCACTGGAGCACCGCGACCGGACCGGCGAGGGCCAGCACATCGACCTGTCCCAGATGGAGACCGGCCTGATGTTCCTGGCGCCGGAGCTCGTGGACCATCAGCTCACCGGCCACGTCGCGACCCGCGACGGCAACCGCGACCGCGCGGCGGCCCCGCACGGCGTCTTCCCCTGCCTGCCGGAGGACGGCAGGGAGAGGTGGGTCGCCATCGCGGTGACCGGCGACGACCAGTGGACGGTCCTGCGCCGGGCCCTGGGGGAGCCCGCGTGGGCGGCCGACCCCCTGCTCGCCACCCTGGCGGGCCGCAAGGAGCGGGAGGACGACCTGGAGCGGGCCCTCGCCGCGTGGACGTCCGCCAGGACGGTCGCCGAGGTCGTCGGCACGCTCCAGCCGGAGGTGCCGGCGGGACCGGTGCACGACGCGCGGGGCCTCCAGTCCGACCCGCAGGTGGCGCACCGGGGCTATTTCCGGCCGCAGCCGCACCCCGTCATGGGCATGATGCCGTACGAGGGCGCCCAGGCGGAGCTGTCGCTGACGCCGTACCGCGTCACCAAGGCGGCCCCGCTGCTCGGCGAGGACAACGAGCGGGTCCTCACCGAGCTCCTGGGCTTCGAGGCGGCCGAGGTCGCCGCGCTCGTCGCCGAGGGCGCCGTCGAGCAGGTCCTCGACTGA
- a CDS encoding TetR family transcriptional regulator, producing MTRVSRKGRTPEARAFRAERVLDAGMALATRGGYDAVQMREVARIAEVALSTLYRYYPSKDALLAAAIQLQLDELRKDIAQRPPRQRTPEGRAAEVLHRAFRAMQYNRGWAHAALSAFHIPKPLGERHEEAAPLAETPPPTSLAELMGRAAWGPEHRITTAEYRALHMLEALWSSSVIGWLNDQITPEYFEERMKFAARRLLAPEPETGR from the coding sequence ATGACCCGGGTGAGCAGGAAGGGCCGCACGCCCGAAGCTCGGGCCTTCCGGGCGGAACGTGTTCTGGATGCCGGGATGGCCCTGGCCACCAGGGGCGGCTACGACGCGGTCCAGATGCGCGAGGTGGCGAGGATCGCCGAGGTCGCCCTGTCGACCCTCTACCGCTACTACCCGTCGAAGGACGCCCTGCTCGCCGCGGCCATCCAGCTGCAGCTCGACGAGCTGCGCAAGGACATCGCGCAGCGTCCGCCGCGGCAGCGCACGCCGGAGGGGCGGGCCGCGGAGGTGCTGCACCGGGCCTTCCGCGCGATGCAGTACAACCGCGGGTGGGCGCACGCCGCCCTCAGCGCCTTCCACATCCCGAAGCCGCTCGGCGAGCGGCACGAGGAGGCCGCGCCCCTGGCCGAGACGCCGCCGCCGACCAGCCTGGCCGAGCTCATGGGGCGCGCGGCGTGGGGTCCTGAGCACCGCATCACCACCGCCGAGTACCGCGCGCTGCACATGCTGGAGGCGCTGTGGAGCAGCAGCGTCATCGGCTGGCTCAACGACCAGATCACGCCGGAGTACTTCGAGGAGCGGATGAAGTTCGCCGCCAGGCGGCTGCTCGCGCCGGAGCCCGAGACCGGCCGGTAG
- a CDS encoding MaoC family dehydratase — protein MPIDASLVGRKSEPVTRSWTSDDALLYAIAVGAGQEDPLSELQFTTENTEGTPQQVLPTFCNVAMGGGMSLPTDLDFTKMLHAEQAFELFDTIPVAGEVESTGEIVGVYDKGSGALIATESVSRVPGGGPLAKIRTSLFFRGYGGFGGERGPGTDWERPTGKPDHVVTYTTRADQALLYRLTGDRNPLHTDPSFSGRGGFPRPILHGMCTYGFTGRALLHTVAGSEPKRFRAMSARFTKPILPGQTITVSIWADGTDVRFQTTDESGTPVIDHGTAVIL, from the coding sequence ATGCCCATCGACGCATCGCTGGTCGGCCGCAAGAGCGAACCCGTCACGAGATCCTGGACCTCCGACGACGCCCTCCTCTACGCGATCGCGGTCGGCGCCGGCCAGGAGGATCCGCTCTCGGAGCTGCAGTTCACGACCGAGAACACCGAGGGCACGCCGCAGCAGGTCCTCCCGACGTTCTGCAACGTGGCCATGGGCGGGGGGATGTCCCTTCCCACGGACCTCGACTTCACCAAGATGCTCCACGCCGAGCAGGCGTTCGAGCTGTTCGACACGATCCCCGTCGCGGGCGAGGTCGAGTCCACGGGTGAGATCGTCGGCGTCTACGACAAGGGCTCCGGCGCCCTCATCGCCACCGAGAGCGTCTCGCGCGTCCCCGGCGGCGGGCCGCTGGCGAAGATCCGCACCTCGCTGTTCTTCCGCGGGTACGGCGGCTTCGGCGGCGAGCGCGGCCCCGGCACCGACTGGGAGCGGCCCACGGGCAAGCCCGACCACGTCGTCACCTACACCACCCGCGCCGACCAGGCGCTCCTCTACCGGCTGACCGGCGACCGCAACCCGCTGCACACCGACCCGTCCTTCAGCGGCCGGGGCGGCTTCCCGCGGCCGATCCTGCACGGCATGTGCACCTACGGCTTCACCGGCCGCGCGCTGCTGCACACGGTCGCCGGTTCGGAGCCCAAACGGTTCCGCGCGATGTCCGCCCGCTTCACCAAGCCGATACTCCCCGGGCAGACGATCACGGTGTCGATCTGGGCCGACGGCACCGACGTGCGGTTCCAGACCACCGACGAGAGCGGGACCCCGGTCATCGACCACGGCACGGCGGTCATCCTCTGA
- a CDS encoding CaiB/BaiF CoA transferase family protein, whose amino-acid sequence MSGALAGLRVLDLTTERAWLSGRVLADLGAQVTLVEPPGGDPARLDRRAGSPPGRPNPAWPAYNRGKRSVTLDLARPAGRELFLRLARAADVVIESYERETLRARGLGHAALSAVNPRLVLVSVTPFGRTGPYAGHAAADLVVAATGGAVWTNGDPDRPPVRISSGQYFLHAAAEAVVHTLAAVRHARRTGQGQHVDVSAQLATIRTLMNAVPGPYTDGSVVDRASFGAPVPGQPYRHLFGCRDGHILATVPFGPGPAGYVGWLRDEGFLPPALAAYDAGRLGSPTLAADDPSFPELLTGALAAYFLTETKAELTRKALARRLMVAPVNTVADLMADEQLADRGYFLTSGDLRVPGVWARLPASPLAGGGHVAEPGADNETVWRDEAGLSAEELSRHRGEGTI is encoded by the coding sequence GTGAGCGGGGCGCTGGCCGGCCTGCGGGTGCTCGACCTGACCACCGAGCGGGCCTGGCTGAGCGGGCGCGTGCTGGCCGACCTCGGCGCCCAGGTCACCCTGGTCGAGCCGCCGGGAGGCGACCCCGCCCGGCTCGACCGGCGGGCGGGATCGCCCCCAGGCCGGCCCAACCCGGCGTGGCCGGCCTACAACCGGGGCAAGCGCTCGGTGACGCTGGACCTGGCCAGGCCCGCGGGCCGCGAGCTGTTCCTGCGGCTGGCCCGCGCCGCCGACGTCGTCATCGAGTCGTACGAGCGGGAGACGCTCCGGGCGCGGGGCCTCGGCCACGCCGCCCTGTCCGCCGTGAACCCGCGTCTCGTGCTGGTCAGCGTCACCCCCTTCGGCCGGACCGGCCCCTACGCCGGTCACGCTGCCGCCGACCTCGTCGTCGCCGCCACCGGCGGCGCGGTGTGGACCAACGGCGACCCCGACCGCCCGCCCGTCCGCATCAGCTCCGGCCAGTACTTCCTGCACGCCGCGGCCGAGGCGGTCGTGCACACCCTCGCCGCGGTCCGGCACGCCCGGCGCACCGGCCAGGGCCAGCACGTGGACGTCTCGGCGCAGCTCGCCACGATCCGCACCCTGATGAACGCGGTGCCCGGCCCCTACACCGACGGCTCGGTCGTCGACCGGGCGTCCTTCGGCGCGCCCGTCCCCGGCCAGCCCTACCGCCACCTGTTCGGCTGCCGGGACGGGCACATCCTCGCCACCGTCCCCTTCGGCCCCGGCCCCGCCGGGTACGTCGGCTGGCTGCGCGACGAGGGATTCCTGCCGCCCGCGCTGGCGGCCTACGACGCCGGGCGGCTCGGCTCGCCCACGCTCGCCGCCGACGACCCGTCGTTCCCCGAGCTGCTGACCGGCGCGCTGGCGGCGTACTTCCTGACCGAGACCAAGGCGGAGCTGACCCGTAAGGCGCTGGCCCGCCGGCTCATGGTGGCGCCCGTCAACACGGTCGCGGACCTGATGGCGGACGAGCAACTGGCGGACCGCGGCTACTTCCTGACCTCCGGGGACCTGCGCGTCCCCGGCGTCTGGGCCCGGCTGCCCGCCAGCCCCCTCGCGGGCGGCGGCCACGTCGCCGAGCCCGGCGCGGACAACGAGACGGTGTGGCGGGACGAAGCGGGCCTGTCCGCGGAGGAGCTGTCCCGCCACCGCGGCGAAGGGACGATCTGA
- a CDS encoding acyl-CoA dehydrogenase family protein, with amino-acid sequence MTSTDEFRARARAWLEQNAKPFDEAAEYDLEGTAVPLEESKRFQKALWEAGFAGITWPKEYGGQGLGAAELIAFNEEAADFELPTGPFTIGLGMPGPTILELGSEEQKKRYLPPLLKGEEIWCQLFSEPSAGSDVASLQTTATRTETGWIINGQKVWTSGAQHSDYGAILARTDPSVPKHSGITMFIVDMSHPGVTVRPLVVATGHAPFNEVFFDDVEVSDDAVIGRVGEGWAAAVVMLRHERVTIGTGARARSNPLGFDSLLELARARGLDGDPAVRRRLALLHARESALSAYGRVLHEESIAGVPIGARGSAAKLAGAELALWAADLAQDILGADVALGGTDLERVVMAIVAAPGNAVAGGTNEIQRNIVGERVLGLAKDPGVDRNTPYNQLKLSR; translated from the coding sequence CGCCGTGCCGCTGGAGGAGTCCAAGCGGTTCCAGAAGGCGCTCTGGGAGGCGGGCTTCGCCGGCATCACCTGGCCCAAGGAGTACGGCGGCCAGGGCCTCGGCGCGGCCGAGCTGATCGCCTTCAACGAGGAGGCGGCGGACTTCGAGCTGCCCACCGGGCCGTTCACCATCGGCCTCGGCATGCCCGGCCCGACCATCCTGGAGCTCGGCAGCGAGGAGCAGAAGAAGCGCTACCTGCCGCCGCTGCTCAAGGGCGAGGAGATCTGGTGCCAGCTCTTCTCCGAGCCCTCCGCCGGCTCGGACGTCGCCAGCCTGCAGACCACCGCGACCCGCACCGAGACCGGCTGGATCATCAACGGCCAGAAGGTGTGGACGTCCGGCGCCCAGCACAGCGACTACGGCGCCATCCTCGCCCGCACCGACCCGAGCGTGCCCAAGCACAGCGGCATCACCATGTTCATCGTCGACATGAGCCACCCGGGCGTCACCGTGCGGCCCCTCGTGGTGGCGACCGGGCACGCGCCGTTCAACGAGGTGTTCTTCGACGACGTCGAGGTCTCCGACGACGCGGTCATCGGGCGGGTCGGCGAGGGCTGGGCCGCCGCCGTGGTGATGCTCCGCCACGAGCGGGTCACCATCGGCACCGGCGCGCGCGCCCGCTCCAACCCGCTCGGTTTCGACTCGCTCCTGGAGCTGGCCCGCGCCCGCGGCCTGGACGGCGACCCCGCGGTCCGGCGCCGGCTGGCGCTGCTGCACGCCCGCGAGTCCGCGCTGAGCGCCTACGGCCGCGTCCTGCACGAGGAGTCGATCGCCGGCGTCCCCATCGGCGCCCGCGGCTCCGCCGCCAAGCTGGCCGGCGCCGAACTGGCCCTGTGGGCCGCCGACCTGGCGCAGGACATCCTCGGCGCCGACGTCGCGCTCGGCGGGACCGACCTGGAACGGGTGGTCATGGCGATCGTGGCCGCACCCGGAAACGCCGTCGCCGGGGGGACCAACGAGATCCAGCGCAACATCGTCGGCGAGCGGGTGCTGGGGCTCGCCAAGGATCCCGGCGTCGACCGCAACACCCCGTACAACCAGTTGAAGCTCTCGCGCTGA